A stretch of DNA from Takifugu flavidus isolate HTHZ2018 chromosome 13, ASM371156v2, whole genome shotgun sequence:
CGACTCTGTGTGCACTGGCAGATGTGCTGCTCACGCTCCCCTGAGACCTGAGGAAGGACAGtaggctggcctggtgctgatgatgatccGGCTGTCCTGGTGTCAGGTTCTCcagggaggagatgggagattcGCTCAGGCCCCTGCCCCAAAAAGCCTGCCTGTTTTTCTCGGCAGGGCACTGGAAGATCGGTCACCGCCTCTGCACCACTCCATCCTCTGGCTCAATATCGTTTTTCAGCATCTTCCACTTGGCAGCATCATCATTTTCCTCTTCCGGCGCCTGCTCGGTTTTCTCAAACACGCCATCGCTGCCGTCTGCGTGCTGCGGATTCTTGTTTTCTCTTGTTCCCTGCGCCAAAAGGTCAGACTGATAGGTGGGTTTCACGCCGAGCTCACCTGCGGCTTTGGAGTAACTTTGTAGCTGTTGGGtaatggaggaggagagtccaTTACTAAAAATACCAGCCATCTGCACCAGCGCAGCGGGGGTCATGACAGACTCTGGCCGGATGGACAAATCCAGAGGCTCGAACTGGGACTTCCTGGTGGGAGCGGACGAAGAGCCATTCACATCCGCGCCTTTGTCGGCGAGCTCGGACGGTTTGGCGAGGAGCAGGGCATTTTCACCCAGGCTTTCCAGGCCAAGGTAGTGACCCGGAGCCGCACTCCAGCCTTCCCTGGATGCGGGCATGAGCTTGGGTttggggctggagctgctgttggtggGCTGCATTGGAGAGGAGAGATCTCTGCTGGTTTGCCAGCGGGGGAAGGGGAAGTCATCCTGATAGAAACCAAGGGGGGCCCTCTGTGCAGCGCTGGAGGGTGGACACCTGTAGGCTTTTTCACCTGATACTgacaagaagaagagaagcaaagaCGCACTTCAAATTAGAAAACAGTGTCTTTAAGACGCGCTGAAGCTGAGCTTTCTCAGAAATGTATGCACCAACAACTGTTGTCTAAACATGAAAAATGTTGCAATCCTGCATCAGGCTGAGTTGAATGATTTAAGTGCTGCCCTGCAGTAAATCAAGCTTGTAATCAGCTTTCAGCTCCAGTGATCCATCATTTTACAGTATGGACGCCACCACCGTGCGCAATAAACACACCCAGAGATGTTAACACCAAACGAGATTCTTCCAGAAATAATAAACAGAGAAATTTAAAGCAACTAGAACGAGGCAGATGTCGGAGAAGAGAAGCTCATTCCATCAAAACTGGTAAGTGGGTTTCCGAGTCAGAAATAACGAAGTCCAACACGTGAGGAGCACTGATTAACCGCAGCATGCCCCCGTGCTGAGTTTATTTTTGCCTCATACATGAAAAATGGTGTGTTCGGACCATAATTCAAAAAGTACAAAGTGTATTATTGTGCGGAATGACAAAGGGcaatttttctccttttagcaGCGTGAAAAATACCCGTCTAGAAAGGAGGTTTGATCCCACTCACCGTAACTTTTAATTAAAGGCAATTTCAACGCCTTCCGCCCTCTGTTTACCTACGCTTTAATCCTtatagctgctgcagaggctccCTCTGGGGTTAAACACACTTTCTGTCACCGTTTTTGAGTTAGCGGTTGTCTGAGACCCCGGCGTTGTGCTGTCTTTAAACAGCCCAGCTGTTTCGCTGCCATTCCAATTACAGTAAAAGTCATCTGACGCCATTAAGCCACAAATATTGGCAGTTTATTGCCCAACACTCTCCTGGCATTTGAAGGTCAGGTCATACATTATACTGTGTCTTTTAGGGATGCGTCTGGGATGGCGAGATAAACCCACCACCATTAATTTAATTCTATGCATATTGATGCCTTATTGTTCTTCTTTAATGGACTAATATCTTAGTTACAACAGTGATTCATTCTTGCCAGAGAAATATCAATTTCATACGCCTCAAGTTCTGACCTGGGGGATATTCTCAGAGGTAAACAAAAATCTAATGATCTGCAGTTGTTGCTTTACTTTGCCCCTGACTTTAATAGAACCTCCCCGCGCCCGCGTGAGCCGAACGCCACTAAAAGGATGGCTGTTTTTATGCCGCGTGAGACATACAACACCATAAAATGGCATCTACATAATAACCAAATAGAGCTGAATCTAATGAAATAGAAAAATCCCTGCTGAAATAGCAAATTCGTGCCCTCGATATGAAGACGCGCAGCCCTGGTTGTGCGCTGCCATTGAACGTACACATCGATTGTGTGTGTTGACGTGCGTGGGCGTGCAAGAGCGGGAAGGAGACAACAGCGCCACACCCTTGTGTCCAGtaacagaccaaaaaaaaaaaaaaagaaaccacacaCATCCAAACAGCTTAATGGGACTCTGTCAGACACGCCATATATCTCAATTACTCTGTGGCTTAAATTACGATGACATTATCGTCCAGCCCCAAATGCACAAAAACGTATATCTGGCCTCATCTTTGTGAGCGAGGACCTTCCTAAACCCATTTGCCAGCCATCACCGAGAGCGGTAAAGCAACACAAAGAGTGAAGACtggcttcttttctcttttttttctctctccccccttcctttgGACGGATGCCATCTTTGTGATTGCCTGGTTCATGCTAACTTAATCAGTTTAAGATTTACTTACACTGCCGAGGCTCACATTATGTGTGGGGAGTAATTTTAGAGCTTAGATTTATCAACCAAAACTCCAATTACCGCATCATTACAAACCCTGGCCTCCCTCACCTAACATGGAGCATCTAATGAAGTGGCGTCTGCACGAGTCATCCGCCCTCGccgggtgtgtgtgagggagacgAAAAGGTaaatataaaaagaataaatgccGTTTCACACAAAGGAGCACGGCGGCTGAGGCTGCGGCCAGACTTTTATTTCATATGGAAATAGACTTTTAAGATTTACAGCCACGCATCACCCGTCGGTGCAATCATGGGTTCACATATTTTGCTTACATAAGCATTTGGCATTTATATAGTCGCTATCAAAACTCTATACAAGCAGGTTTTTGGCTCTTTGTGCGCATGCAATCATGCACCTGAAATGCAAAGCGGAGATACATACTGGCTGCGGTGGTTTAAGatgaaacagagagagggagaggcacacaagactggagagaaaaacagggGCACCAGATGTTCTTTGATGTTTATAATAgcatatattattaatattaattagACCACATAGTCAATGACGCATTTGGGATGTTTCCAAGTCAATTAAGCCAAATGGCATTCAGGAGACGGCGGAACAATATTTCAAGGCAGGTGTTCAGAACTCCCTGGGTAAATCTTTTTATCTGCATGCTAGGAAAACAAGCATTTTGAGCTTAATTTGAGCCTCATATctgtaataataattaaaaagagGATTAAAAGACAGAAGTGAGAGGGAGATGGAAAAGCCAACAGGTAATCAGTGCAGACGAACCCGTCAGACTCTGTTTTCTGAGGAAGTGCCAGAGTGGGTCTGATCTTGTTTGGTTAAAAGATGTTTGTCTGTGGAACGGTTGTGCGAACACCGATACCCCGTACGGCCACCTGCTTCAGCTGCATAACCTCTGCCTGACATTAACAGCGTTTTTTTGTGCCTGATTATTATTGCAGGCTGTCTTCGCTGCAAAAAACTCAGAAAATCAGGAGGAAAATACATGCGGGGACGTCATTATATGGTGTCTGCTCATTGACCTTGAGGTTAAGTGTATTGAATGGGACTAATTAATAACTGCCagagcattttgtgtttgttagcCATGTCTTAAATTCCAACTCAAGCTCTAACTGGTCCAATGTAGGTCAGAGGCCCAAAGAACGCACCCTTCATTAGTTTATCGGTTCACTCTCAATGATGGATTATTATTAAAGTCAAGTCTGCATTTTCGAATCTCTCCTGATTTGATATTGAGGAGTAATCTGTAGCACATGTCTCCTATTGAACAACAGCGAGAATTCGAATATATGATGGGGAGCACTTGAAGCAGAAGTCTAATTCCGGTGCCGTATCTGGACGTATCAGGCAAAGGAGCCGTCCCTCACTCTGACAGCCGTGACTGTACTATATTTGCTATCCATATTGAGAACATCAATAACTTCATGACCACCATAGGCCGACTATGAATAATGCAGCCAGTAATTCTGGACTAATCAATGTTCCTCAAGCTGAACATCTGGCAGCGGTAATTCTTCCTCAGCATCTCCGCTCTCCTGAATTAGAAAACACCCGCTCTCTTCCACCGCGTCCAGCCGCCAAGAGAGGCTAGACTTGATCAgtttcacccccacccccccaccccaccccgaaAAAAGTTATCCCTGTTATTAAACCCTCATCAAGTGGTGCGTGTTCTCCATATGCGTAGGATTTACCTATCTGTCCCGCAGCAGACCTGTGTGTTGAGCTGGGGCCAgcagtgtgtgattgtgttaATTAATCTGTCATTGTGAGCgcagggagcagctgcagaggtctCTGGGATATATTGTCAGAGCTAAACAATGCGGTGCTAAGCCCCAAGAGTGAGTCTACCATTACACAAGACTaagaacagagagcagaggaggagagcgagggagagggagagagacggcTGGATCCATCATTGACTAAAGCAATGACGCCTGACCTTTACAATGAATTAGTTTCCATGCTTAATATTGACTGAAATTAGAGTCTGATACTGAATGTGCCATCCCAGAACTGCATGCGCTCAAATCCTCAGCAAGCCAGCGATCATAAATGTTTCTGGGAGTGATACCGTATGGTCGGGGCGataggggaggagagagaaagtaaAAACAATGGAGCCGGGATCTATTTTTTAAAGAGCAACCGGAGCGGGATTTGGACACAAACTGTCAGCATTTACATGTAAATATGCAGATAGCTGTCTGTGTGTACAATGTGGAAACAAAGCATCTAATAAGATTAAACCTGATCCATTTATCTCCTCTATGCTGCAAACATTTAAGAGGATACTGGATCCAATCCCACCAGAATGCATCTGACTTGTACTCCACCGACTGTGACTACTTTAGTTATAAGCTATGATTACGAGAATGGATTTATTTCCCTTCTCTTAGCAACGCCGCTTTCAGCTATTTGGACCCATTCAAACGTGTTAGCAGGATGCCATGACAAGAAAGGCATTTGCCCGGGCCGAATCATCCGAATCACCAGGTGGAACAGAAGACTATCAATAAAAATACCAGGTGGTAGATCAAATCATAAAAATCACTGGGTGGTATATatcaaatcattaaaaacaccaGATGGCATACATTAACATCTTGTGCCCCCGCAGGCAAGGGGTGGGGATGtgacaaataaaaaatagagGGTACTAATTATCCCCACAATTCAACAAGATGCCATTATCAGTAAAAGGAACAAAGTCCTCGTGCATGACTGTAATGTGTGTGGTGCTGACCCAGCGAGCCCGTCTATGACTGAAAAGACGTTACTGGAAACTACTCCAGCATCACTATGATGTTTTATTGTCCTGTTTACACcctttaaattgatttaagttttttctttctgttcttcaaaagcaaaacatttaaTAATCACCTGAAGCTGTGGGAGAAGACGGTGGACCGGCATCAAAGGTGCTGCCAGAGTGGGAATCGCCCATTTCTGCATTGATCTCGGTCGGCCCAGGGTGACCGGCGCTTCCTGGGCTGCCGGTTCTACTCAAGGCCTGGGTGTCTGGATCACTGAGACTCACTCTTGCCTCATCTGGACCCCTGTCAGGTGGGTACGGCGTGCCCTGCTGCTGGTCTTTAGCAGAGAACATTTGCTGTTCGACAGGAAAGCCCGACGTTATGATCTGCCAGCCTGGGTAGCTGTTGAGCGTTTCTCTGCTCGAAATGACCTTCTGCAGATATTCCATGCCATTGGAGCTCAGCGGAGAGTGGAGATTATTCAGGCTGCTTTCGGCATCTGTTAGAAGGCCCGGGCCGAGGAGATCATCCTCCCTAACATCTCCCTGACCTTCATGTCGATACCCGCTGTGGTCAGTATCTGGCTGTAATCTTGGTGTTCGGCTCGTTCAGCTGCCACGAACCTGCTTTGAAGGTTGGAGACGTACTGAGGAAAGAGGCTGCCGTGACGCTCTTGAATCACATGACCCATCTTATCAGATGTGTCGTGGTCAGAAGGGAGATGATGCTTCGCAGCCAGCTTGTTGAGATGGACCTTCATGTGGTTCTTGAGAAACCAGGGCTCTTTGAATCGGCGGCCGCAGATTTGACAGCAGTGCTCAAAAGAGTCTTTGTGTTTCCTCATGTGCCCCTTTAGAAACCAGGCCTGGCTAAAGGTCTGGCCGCACACCTCACATGGGAATTCCCCCGCAGGTTTCCTCTTGTCGCCAGCTCCTGTCGTGGTCTTCTGCCCTGTGCTGGAGTCAGCAGTTATGTGCGCCATCTCGACATGGCCGATGAGTTCCTCCTCGTGTGAGGCAGCAAACTCGCACAGGGTACATTTGTAGGGCTTGTGCAGGATCCTGATGTGgcgctccagctcctgctgcttcctaaATTTTCCTTTGCAGAAGGAGCAGCGGAAGCCGCTGGTCTGCGGCTGGATGGGATCCTCAGGAGCAGAGGTCGCCTGGGGAGAGGTGGTCGCCTGTGACTGGCCCTCGGTGAGAGAGTTTGTTAAGAACGAGGGTTGAGAATGGACAGTTTGGGGATTCCGAAGTTGACTTATGCTAGTGGGCTGTGGCTGATTGGACAGACCATTccgtgtctgcctgtctctaaGTATCGCCCTTTCCTCCAGCTCGTGGAGGAGCCTGTTCTCCTCCCTAATTCGCCCCCGGCCTTTACCCAGGATACCTTGTTTGTGAGTACGGAGGTGTATCTTCAGGTTGCCCTTCTGGGCAGCCTGTGATCACAGTACGGGCACTTGAAGGGCTTCTCCccggtgtgtgtgcgcatgtgaaGGGAAAGAATGCTATTAAAGCGGAAACGTTTGCCACATAACGGACACGGGTACTTCCTGTTCTTGCGGCCATCATCTGGGGTGGAATTCACCTGTGAGATGATGCTTTGATTGGTGACTCTTAAGAACTGGGAAAGCTCTGCCCTCCCATTCATACTGCTTAGAATTCTTGCATCCATTATTTGATTAGCCAGGAGTGCCATCTGGCTCCTAATTGGGTGGACGGGCAGGGTAATAAAGCTGTCCTTTGAGGGATTGGCTGCTGTTACAGAATGGTGGTCACGGGAGTCTAAGTGGAACAGTCCAAAGGTTGCCGCTGAGTGCTGACTGAGGGCTTATTTGGTTGCTACAGGATGTGGATTCATGCTGCTCAGATGAAAGGCTTCCTTGACGTAGCTCAAccctaaagaaaaaaaaacaaaagcaacattGAATATTTCCAAATTtttgcaaaaaaacccaactgacCAATCAAACATCAGCGGGGATATGAGGCACCACTTAGGCGAATCTGTACGTCTGCAAAATGCCAAATGATGCAGCACAAATAGGTCAGGAAACAGAGCAACGGTTTTGACTAAAGACTCTCCGGATCCAGGTTATTGTTGGTGACTGAAAACGCTGATTAAGTCTAACCACAAAGGCTTCCTCAACAAATATCTCATCTTCACTGAAGGCTAATGTGAACATCTTTGTCTTGATCTTATTTTgtaactgacaaaaaaaaaaaaatactcagCAGCAACGCAAACATCAAAGAGTACCTGCTTCTACTTGAGTTGCTCCAAagattaaaagtgaaagtgttAAGCTTTTTCAGCAGGTCTGCTGCAtatttgaataaaacatttagCTGCATAATTACAGCATGTCATAGCATTCAGAGAATATAAACAACTTGATGATGCAAAAATTGCAAAGTAAattcagagaggaaaaaaaaacggGAGATCCAAtaggcctgttttttttttttgttcatttttttatcCCCTGTCCGGTTTTCCTGTTTTGATCCAACGACTgtagaaacaaaacaaagcctCAAATTCACTTGGTGCTACAATGGTGGAGGTCACAGACGCGAGCCCTGTGCAGCGCCGGTGCAGCACCAAAGGGCACAGAACAAAGCCTGTACTGTCCACGCTGAATTAACACGGGCTTACATCATCCTGGAATACAACCTCAGTCAGCCCTGAAAATGATGTATACAACGACACACAGATATCAAATGGGCTGCGGTGGATGGCGTGCGGCTGCCCTACATCAGAAATCAATGTAAACATACAGTGCTCTCCAAATTGCATCTTACAAGTGATTCCTTTCACATGCATAGAGTGGATCGGCTTCATTTCTCATTGTGTTTCTTTGCTCGGTCCTCtattgggtttgttttttagtgAGTATTGGACTATTATTGAGTCTACATCTTTAAAATAgaatgtgcttgtgtgtgcaagtgtggtCACCTGGTATTCACAGCTTAGCATATCCCTACAAAAGAAATCAAGATGCTAACTGTAATGCAGCTAAAGTGTGCACGGATAAAATCGCTGGCAAGGAGTGTGAGCCACCTGCCGCCCCTGTTACTTATAGCCCTTAGCGATGCCAGTCAGTCATGAAGCTGCTGCACAGGAAGCCGTACAGATGCGGAACAGGTCGGCTTGGCTGGCAAGAAAGGCCTGTCTGCTCCGAGCTGGGATCAATGTGAGGATGCGGACCTGACCTAATCATATCTGACAGGTAGAAAGTGAGAGAACCATATTTGCATAGACTAGATGCACTTCATATTTGCTAAAGTGGTATTCTTCTGATTAACTAAGCATACCAATGAGGCCTAAAGCATGTGTACGTGcaagtgcctgtgtgtgttctgtaggATTGTAGCAAGCGGTGCAGACGAGAGCAGGCTACGGGGCAACGAGGTGTTTTCTCTGTCGGCACGGATTAGGCTCTTTTTGTgcagaatgagagagagagagcctgaTTGTTATTAAGCATGTTGTCACAGCATCGCCTCTTAGGTGTGACGTGCATAGACGAACAAGGAGCAGGTGTGATTTCGCGCAGGCAATAAGAGAATAAACCAAAATGTGACACACACGCAATTAGACTAGCCATGGGAGTTGTGCATTCCTGATGATTTGGGATCTGATCATATCCAAAAtggctgcatttatttttactgcAGTCCCAGATTCTATATTTCAATATCTAATCTGCACAAGGGTGGAAATgcaatcttttttatttttgtagttgCAGCACACTGTCAACTAGGATGGATGGACGATATTGTAAATCCATAGAGTGGTGACACTGGAATGAAACGCATGACTGAAATTTATAGATCAGTCGTGCATTTTTCATATTGCTTTTTAACAGCAGTTAAAATGCATTAATAATTTATGTGGACGGCTACAATGAATGCACCACAAACATCTATATGAGCCTGCAACCAACAGTTACAGCAACACATCTACAGTAATGCAGAGTGAgatacctgtctgtctgtctgtctgtctgtctgtctgtctgtctgtctgtctgtctgtctgtctgtctgtctgtctatgtcCACTGTAAAATGTCTGATTAAAGCATGGAAAAGACGAGTGATTCAGTTTTAAACGTGACTAAATTTATGCAATTATATGTAGTTGATATTCATGAAAGCGAGTTGATGCTAAAATACATTAAATCCATCAAAATCCATCAAATCCATAGTGTGGCGCTAAAACACATCAGCTGACCTCTCATATTCTTTGTAACATTGTTCTGCCTTCTCAAATATAACATAATATCAGATCACGCTTTTCAAAATTCTTGGAATTCCCTGAAGTTCCCAGTTTGCTCACAACAACAGTTTGATTCATTACTCCAGAGCAGGATTATGTGCCAGGCATTATACCCCTTGTGTTTCActtcacccacacacccacccaccaaaCCAGCCATCCAACTATCCTGTGGCCTGCCCTGTCAGGGGATGAACAGGCAGCATAAGAGAGGGCAGTGGCAGCACAACTGCCCACTATGACCTCTACAAAAGATAGCACCCATATATTTCTGACAGCCAGATTAATGAAACCCTATAGGAGCTTCTCTGTAGGCCCCACCAAAAGCCTGACGGAGACAGAATAGTCTAACCGGCACCATTCATTACTGCAGGAGCACAGAAAGAGCACACACAGCACTGACAAACTAGCTCCTTGTGAGTAATAGCTAAAGAACTCATAAAGAACTACATACACATTTGTTGTGGATGCAGTAAATCCATGTCATTCTGTTTACAACTATCAAAAATCTGGCTTCTGCCCTGCTAAAATAAATCAGGCACTTGCAAGGCAGAGGTGAAGCTCTCTGGAGTTTCCGACATGCTCACCGACGGGAAGCCTACCCTAAATTCCGTTTGGCATCGGGAGCGCCGAACACAACAGCGGGATAATTTATGGAAAAAAGTGAAGAAACCGTTGGAAGTGCAGGTTTGTCTGAGGGTGACCAGCTGTGTCCACGGCTCATTCAGATGACAAGTGGTTCACAAATCACATTTATGCAGAAGGAAGGGATGCGACGTTGATTAAGTATGTATGTGTGGGGAAAATGATCACCTCAGCATGCACTTATGGTCCAGTGTTCCTATtcttcattttgtgtgtgtgtgtctgtgcgtgtgtgcgtgtgtgtgtgtgtgtgtatttgtgtgtatttgtgtgtctacttgcatgcatgcgtgtgcgaGATACAGCTAAACTGAGCATTCATAAAATGCTCTGGTGCGTTCAATGGCACTCACACGGAGTAAAGCACAAGGATGTATAAACATGGTTTCCACAACTCGTTGACATCATCTCATCAGACACCcactctttgtctctctctctctcacacacacacacacacacaacacacacacacacacacacacacacacacaggcatgtgCGTATAGAAAGTATTTTAAATCACTAATGTGTAAACAGTTGCTCTTGTTTGCACAGACCACCTGTTCTTTCTGGACACAAACAACGCTCTGGCGTACGACATGGTTTGTTAACAGTGTGGGGTGCATTGGGGATGCCTTGCACAAGAGAAGCTTATCCGCATGGTGTAGACTGCATCAGATGGTTTGGCCCTGCAGGACGGAAGCCAGCTTTAACAGAACCCACGCGGATCTCAAAGAACGATCTTCGGTTCTCAGCACCTTGACACCTTTTTCAGTCTCAAGGAGGAGAACCTCCAGCAAAAGATGGCAGGAATGCAAAAGCCGAATTTCCGTCACTGCCTCCTTCACAGCGACTGGACAGCGTCGCCAGCGCATCAGCTCTTTTGCTCAATATCAACAAAATGACGGGTCTGCTTTTCAAAAGCAAAAGCACTTGGAGGCACAATAACAAAAGTCATTAAAGGAGTCATCGCAAAATCGCAGCAGGAGTCTGGTAATGCCACTTACAGTAGCTCATTAAGCTATGGTATCTACAGGAAAAACACTGACAAACAAAGAGCATAATCCAAGGCACATTAACTGGCCTGATAATTCAATGAACCCTCATTTGGCAGCCATCTTGCACTTGTGATGGTCTTTTTTTTCCgctggagcagcacagcacaggcCCCTCATGaagttcttctctctctctctttctcgcaaacacacacatacacgtacacacacacacacacacactatctatCCTTCTCCCTATCTCCCGCGTTctctaaaacaacaaaacatccacCATTAGACAACGGGGTAGCAGCGTAATTAGAAAATGACTTCCTTTGCAATCCTAGCTAAGTAGTTTACACACTGTAATTACAGGGACAAAATCATCTTTTCATCATTTGCTGATTGAGCTCATCAACCCAGTGGGATCCCAGGACTGTGCTCAGGCAACATCTGGGCTAAGAGAATTAGCCTTTATTTTAGCAGGCCTTCCACAGCAGCGGGAACACCGGACACCCGCACGGgtctctttccttcttttttctttttttcagagTGTTGTGGAGTGAAGTGTTCTTGCCTCTACACTGAAGTGCTCAGCCTTTACTTGATACAAGAAGAGACAGTTTGGGAGGAGCACAAGATCGCTGCGTGCTAACAGCTTTTCCCACGCTTTCAAAAATGCCATATCAAACTTTGACTCCCCCTCGGAGCTGCTCCTGCGCTTGAATCGGAGCATTGAAGACTGACCTTGGAGCAAAACGGCGTGCCATTTCACGGAGGCTGCTGTGTTTACTCTCATTCTCCGCGCGCCCTGAGCCTTGACTTTCTAACAAACACGCCTGGTCACGAGCTGAAGGTGAAGTGCTTTCATCCGTCTATGTCCTGTGGAAGGGCTCAGTCTCTCTGTGTTGGCAACAGTGGCAAGTGTTTaatgtggcagctgttagcCTCGTGGATTTTCACTAATCACTCTCTCCTGATTACTCTGATGAGTGCATGATGCTCTTAAATAATCAACCcgcaatgaaaaaaaaaagaaaaataattatcATCATCTCCCTAAGTAGTGCAGCTGCACCCGCCTGCAATAATTACAACTAGAACAGGGCGCCTTCTCTCGTCACTTACAACCACTTATTATTAGAGATAACGCTAATTGGTGCAGTGGTGGGCGACAATTCTTCATGGAGTTCACCATAAAAAGCCAAACCTTGGAAGTTACGGCCCATCGGTGGCCTTAAAGCG
This window harbors:
- the LOC130536564 gene encoding LOW QUALITY PROTEIN: zinc finger protein 536-like (The sequence of the model RefSeq protein was modified relative to this genomic sequence to represent the inferred CDS: inserted 1 base in 1 codon), whose amino-acid sequence is MFDCQHSAATFGLFHLDSRDHHSVTAANPSKDSFITLPVHPIRSQMALLANQIMDARILSSMNGRAELSQFLRVTNQSIISQVNSTPDDGRKNRKYPCPLCGKRFRFNSILSLHMRTHTGEKPFKCPYCDHRXAQKGNLKIHLRTHKQGILGKGRGRIREENRLLHELEERAILRDRQTRNGLSNQPQPTSISQLRNPQTVHSQPSFLTNSLTEGQSQATTSPQATSAPEDPIQPQTSGFRCSFCKGKFRKQQELERHIRILHKPYKCTLCEFAASHEEELIGHVEMAHITADSSTGQKTTTGAGDKRKPAGEFPCEVCGQTFSQAWFLKGHMRKHKDSFEHCCQICGRRFKEPWFLKNHMKVHLNKLAAKHHLPSDHDTSDKMGHVIQERHGSLFPQYVSNLQSRFVAAERAEHQDYSQILTTAGIDMKVREMLGRMISSARAF